GCCATACGCCATCAGCTTTCCCTTTTCGAAAACCGTGGCGAATAAACGATCGGTTCCTTGCCGGAACGCGCGATCAGGCGGGTTTCCACCGAGCCGACGATGATGCAGGTGGCCATGTCGGCCATGTCGCTCGACGCCTCCGACAGGGGCACCACCCGAATACGTTCATCAACCCGGCCTGCGGCGCGGCCGAATATCACCGGTACCGAGCCGGGCAAATGTTTGCGCAACAGGTCGAAGGCGGTAGAAAGCTGGTGCGGCCGCGCCTTGCTAACAGGATTGTAGAAAGCCATCACGAATCCGGCTTCGGCCGCTGCAATCAGCCGTTTTTCGATAATGCCCCAGGGCTTGAGGTTATCTGAAAGCGAAATGGCGCAGAAATCATGGCCGAGTGGCGCACCGGCCTTTGCAGCGACGGCGAGCATGGCGGTCACACCAGGCACGACGGAAAAGTCGATGTCACGCCATTCGAGAGGGCCGTTTTCAATCGCCTCGCAAATCGCCGCCGCCATGGCGAAAACACCGGGATCACCGCCTGACACCACGCAGACGTTGCCGCCTTCGGCCGCAAGCGTGAGCGCCTGTTCGGCGCGGGAGATTTCCTCACGATTGTCGGAAGCATGACGCCGCTGGTGAGGCCCAAGCGAAAGGCGGTCGAGATAGGGGATGTAACCGAAAAAATCTTCCGATGACTCGACAGCGGCCAGCGCCTCAGGCGTCACCTGATTTCCGTTGC
This window of the Agrobacterium fabrum str. C58 genome carries:
- a CDS encoding precorrin-3B C(17)-methyltransferase, with the protein product MTGKLVVIGLGPGNGNQVTPEALAAVESSEDFFGYIPYLDRLSLGPHQRRHASDNREEISRAEQALTLAAEGGNVCVVSGGDPGVFAMAAAICEAIENGPLEWRDIDFSVVPGVTAMLAVAAKAGAPLGHDFCAISLSDNLKPWGIIEKRLIAAAEAGFVMAFYNPVSKARPHQLSTAFDLLRKHLPGSVPVIFGRAAGRVDERIRVVPLSEASSDMADMATCIIVGSVETRLIARSGKEPIVYSPRFSKRES